One genomic segment of Rhizorhabdus phycosphaerae includes these proteins:
- a CDS encoding polysaccharide biosynthesis/export family protein: protein MTLLAIALGLTACASTPKLGGAPNIEVLDAQELPIPDRGETFAVDRPYIVGPFDKLRIDVFGIAELSDRKVQVDASGRISFPLIGALTIAGSTPGEIERLIETKLAASYVRNPQVSVNLEETVSQVVTVEGQVKKPGLFPVVGRMTLLRAIALSGGTDEFAKLNEVVIFRTVKGEQYAALYNLKSIRLGAYADPEVFANDVVVVGESQARRVFKDFLQVLPALSTPLIFAVDRLNR, encoded by the coding sequence TTGACTTTACTTGCTATCGCGCTGGGCCTTACCGCCTGCGCCAGTACGCCGAAGCTCGGCGGCGCGCCCAATATCGAGGTACTCGATGCTCAGGAACTGCCGATTCCCGATCGCGGGGAGACCTTTGCGGTCGATCGTCCCTATATCGTTGGCCCGTTCGACAAGCTGCGCATCGACGTATTCGGTATTGCCGAACTGTCAGATCGCAAGGTGCAGGTAGACGCCAGCGGGCGCATCTCCTTTCCGCTGATCGGAGCGCTCACGATCGCCGGCAGTACGCCGGGTGAGATCGAGCGCCTGATCGAGACCAAGCTGGCGGCCAGCTATGTCCGCAACCCTCAGGTCTCGGTCAATCTCGAGGAGACGGTCAGCCAGGTCGTGACGGTCGAAGGCCAGGTCAAGAAGCCGGGCCTGTTTCCGGTCGTCGGCCGGATGACGCTGTTGCGCGCGATCGCATTGTCCGGGGGAACGGATGAGTTCGCGAAGCTCAACGAGGTCGTCATCTTCCGCACCGTCAAGGGCGAGCAATATGCCGCGCTCTACAACCTCAAGTCGATCCGGCTCGGTGCCTATGCCGATCCGGAAGTCTTCGCCAACGACGTCGTCGTCGTCGGCGAGTCGCAGGCGCGCCGCGTCTTCAAGGACTTCCTGCAGGTGCTTCCGGCACTGTCGACCCCCCTCATCTTCGCCGTCGATCGCCTGAACCGATGA
- a CDS encoding sugar transferase, giving the protein MSRELQVPRARASVFNALSAQFLIGFTIAVILPTYLRFDSFDDALASSGFPNSFFGATIAMTLGLIILRRVTAYPGTRAFGFILPAFVGSFGLVLAALFAMRLQYNRIYFSSAFLATITVFFILSIYLLPRTRRRFYVVPGFDLHGLTLPREVEWIRLRSPVVPDDPSAFIVADFRHDHDPAWDRMLAEAAVMGRTVLHSKQVLESITGRVSIEHLSENNFGSLLPNLAWRKAKRAVDLASALVLLPLLGPFLLLVGAWIRFDSPGPALFRQTRVGSGGRPFRIIKFRTMRQCGEGEADMATAMTQHADDRITRVGRWLRRTRIDELPQIFNIIRGEMSWIGPRPEVLSLSQWYESEIPFYLYRHIVRPGITGWAQVNQGHVTELDAVHHKLQYDFYYIKNFSLWIDILIAIRTVKIAVTGFGAK; this is encoded by the coding sequence ATGAGTCGCGAGCTACAGGTTCCGCGGGCCCGCGCCAGCGTTTTCAACGCCTTGTCGGCGCAGTTCCTGATCGGTTTCACCATTGCAGTGATTCTGCCCACCTATCTGCGATTCGACAGCTTCGACGACGCGCTCGCCTCGTCGGGCTTTCCAAACAGCTTCTTTGGCGCAACGATCGCCATGACGCTCGGGCTGATCATATTGCGCCGGGTCACCGCTTATCCTGGCACGCGCGCCTTCGGATTCATCCTGCCCGCTTTCGTCGGCTCCTTTGGACTCGTTCTGGCGGCGCTGTTCGCAATGCGGCTTCAGTATAACCGCATCTATTTCTCCTCCGCCTTTCTGGCGACGATTACCGTATTCTTCATCCTCAGCATTTACCTGCTTCCGCGCACCCGCCGTCGTTTCTACGTCGTTCCGGGGTTCGATCTTCATGGGCTGACGCTGCCGCGCGAAGTCGAATGGATCAGATTGCGATCGCCGGTCGTTCCCGACGACCCTTCGGCGTTCATCGTCGCGGACTTCCGGCACGATCACGACCCGGCTTGGGATCGCATGCTGGCCGAGGCCGCCGTGATGGGACGGACGGTCCTGCACAGCAAGCAGGTGCTCGAGTCGATCACGGGACGCGTCTCCATCGAGCATCTCTCCGAGAATAATTTCGGTTCGCTTCTGCCCAACCTCGCCTGGCGCAAGGCGAAGCGGGCGGTGGACCTGGCCTCCGCGCTCGTGCTGCTGCCACTGCTGGGGCCGTTCTTGCTGCTCGTCGGCGCGTGGATTCGTTTCGACTCGCCGGGTCCTGCGCTGTTCCGCCAGACTCGCGTCGGGTCAGGCGGTCGCCCGTTCCGGATCATCAAATTCCGTACGATGCGCCAGTGCGGCGAGGGTGAAGCCGACATGGCCACCGCCATGACCCAGCATGCGGACGACCGCATCACCCGCGTGGGAAGGTGGCTCCGGCGGACCCGAATCGATGAATTGCCGCAGATTTTCAACATCATCCGCGGAGAAATGAGCTGGATCGGGCCTAGACCCGAGGTGCTGTCGCTATCGCAATGGTATGAGAGCGAGATACCCTTCTACCTGTACCGGCACATCGTCCGCCCCGGCATCACCGGCTGGGCTCAGGTGAACCAGGGGCATGTGACCGAGCTCGACGCCGTGCACCACAAGCTCCAATATGATTTCTACTACATCAAGAATTTCTCGCTCTGGATCGACATTCTCATCGCGATCCGCACGGTGAAGATCGCGGTCACGGGCTTCGGCGCGAAGTAG
- a CDS encoding 6-phosphofructokinase, whose amino-acid sequence MRIGVLTGGGDVPGLNPCIRSIALSAIDRGWEVIGFRRGWQGFLEIDPADADSVAAHSIRLDREAVRGIDRVGGTMLHTSRTDPRTVSGGDRTAHVLKVLEALGVDALITLGGDGTLRFSAHLSQQGFPVISIPKTMDNDVFGTDYCIGFSTAITRSVDAINALRTTAESHERIAIVELFGRRSGETALLAGFLAQVDRTVIAEVPADADRLTALLAEDRRSRPGAYAMCVISEGARLTGDGDSDAERRLSATQRSEQAVSRRLALMIEERSKEGTIVQQLAYLMRSGDPDALDRMVGFAFGGLAIQKIESGETGRMLALRDGNYTHVPIDTLLGGTKSVDVEALYDPVRYRPKLTDVQGMPMFLY is encoded by the coding sequence ATGCGCATCGGGGTGTTGACGGGCGGCGGCGACGTGCCGGGGCTCAATCCGTGCATCCGCTCGATCGCGCTCTCGGCGATCGACCGTGGCTGGGAGGTGATCGGCTTCCGGCGGGGCTGGCAGGGCTTTCTGGAAATCGATCCGGCCGATGCCGACAGCGTCGCGGCGCACAGCATCCGGCTCGACCGGGAGGCGGTGCGCGGGATCGACCGCGTCGGCGGCACGATGCTGCACACCTCGCGCACCGATCCGCGTACGGTATCGGGGGGCGACCGCACAGCGCATGTGCTCAAGGTTCTCGAGGCGCTGGGGGTCGATGCGCTGATCACGCTTGGCGGGGACGGTACGCTCCGCTTCTCCGCACATCTGTCCCAGCAGGGCTTCCCGGTCATTTCCATCCCCAAGACGATGGACAATGATGTCTTCGGCACCGACTATTGCATCGGCTTCTCCACCGCGATCACCCGGTCGGTCGACGCGATCAACGCGCTGCGCACCACCGCCGAGAGCCATGAGCGCATCGCGATCGTCGAGCTGTTCGGCCGAAGGTCGGGGGAGACCGCGTTGCTCGCAGGCTTCCTGGCGCAGGTCGATCGCACCGTCATCGCCGAGGTCCCGGCCGATGCGGACCGGTTGACGGCGCTGCTTGCCGAGGATCGCCGCAGTAGGCCTGGCGCCTATGCGATGTGCGTCATTTCCGAAGGCGCACGGTTGACGGGCGACGGGGACAGCGATGCGGAACGGCGCCTGTCGGCGACCCAGCGCAGCGAACAGGCCGTCAGCCGCCGGCTGGCGCTGATGATCGAGGAGCGCTCGAAAGAGGGCACGATCGTCCAGCAGCTCGCCTATCTGATGCGCTCGGGCGATCCCGATGCGCTCGACCGGATGGTCGGCTTCGCCTTCGGCGGTCTCGCCATCCAGAAGATCGAGAGCGGCGAGACCGGCCGGATGCTCGCGCTGCGTGACGGCAACTATACGCATGTCCCGATCGATACGCTGCTCGGCGGCACCAAGAGCGTCGATGTCGAGGCGCTCTACGACCCCGTGCGCTACCGGCCGAAGCTGACCGACGTGCAGGGCATGCCGATGTTTCTCTACTGA
- a CDS encoding O-antigen ligase family protein, with the protein MRIARRAVPHRLSGCFWALTAFLFLAFATGGGSRYDIQSLAILRPASAVLIAFAIWGVTTRQLRALRAPLLFLGAMALLILSHLVPLPWSIWSQLPGRETIVAIDEAAGLGRIWRPLALVPVGAWNAFFSLLPPLAVLLVGARLSLAERRALVVPLLLLAIISAVVALLQLGGGEDSPLYLYRVTSNGAAVGLFANRNHQAVFLACMFPLLALFASPTTFPRWDRRVSLGLALACGALLVALILVTGSRAGLLAMVVGLAGAVMLDTISRKTPTGRGVMTWTVPAAAILILVGLVIGTGRAESVDRLLGSAGSGEIRYRAWGPIFTMAKDYFPAGSGIGSFAEVYRLHEPYALLDWTTFLRAHNDPLELLLTGGAPAMLLLVVAVGAYVRQCVTWWRSGAREGTRSVTKGAALCVIAILGLASLGDYPLRTPALACLLCVMLLWLYGADGAGGHDNSFDGTASDPKTSTPKEGRGSNA; encoded by the coding sequence ATGAGGATCGCCCGTCGTGCTGTGCCACACCGCCTATCGGGCTGCTTCTGGGCGCTGACCGCCTTTCTGTTCCTTGCCTTCGCAACGGGTGGCGGATCCCGCTACGATATTCAGTCTCTCGCGATCCTTCGCCCCGCGTCGGCCGTCCTGATTGCCTTTGCGATCTGGGGCGTGACGACCCGCCAGCTGCGTGCCCTGCGGGCGCCTCTTCTCTTCCTGGGGGCAATGGCCCTGCTGATCCTGTCCCATCTCGTTCCCCTCCCCTGGAGCATCTGGTCGCAGCTTCCGGGTCGGGAAACGATTGTCGCCATCGACGAGGCCGCGGGGCTCGGCAGGATCTGGCGACCGCTGGCCCTCGTTCCAGTCGGCGCGTGGAACGCATTCTTCAGCCTGCTTCCACCACTCGCAGTGCTGCTCGTGGGCGCCCGCCTATCTCTTGCGGAGCGCCGCGCGTTGGTTGTCCCACTGTTGCTGCTCGCGATCATCAGCGCCGTTGTCGCGCTGTTGCAACTGGGTGGTGGCGAGGACAGCCCGCTCTATCTTTATCGCGTGACCAGCAATGGCGCGGCCGTAGGCCTGTTTGCGAACCGGAATCATCAGGCGGTCTTCCTCGCCTGCATGTTCCCGCTGCTCGCGCTGTTCGCTTCGCCGACGACCTTTCCGCGTTGGGATCGCAGGGTGAGCCTTGGTCTCGCGCTTGCCTGCGGCGCTCTTCTCGTCGCCCTGATTCTGGTGACCGGATCCCGGGCCGGGCTGCTCGCCATGGTCGTGGGGCTTGCTGGGGCGGTCATGCTCGATACGATTTCGAGAAAGACACCGACCGGTCGCGGAGTCATGACCTGGACAGTTCCTGCGGCGGCGATCCTCATCCTCGTGGGGCTGGTGATCGGCACGGGACGTGCGGAATCGGTTGACCGCCTTCTCGGAAGTGCCGGTAGCGGCGAGATCCGCTATCGCGCATGGGGTCCGATTTTCACTATGGCGAAGGACTATTTTCCGGCGGGCTCCGGGATCGGTTCCTTCGCCGAGGTTTATCGTCTGCACGAACCCTATGCCTTGCTCGACTGGACGACCTTCCTGCGGGCGCATAATGATCCGCTCGAACTGCTTCTCACCGGCGGAGCCCCAGCGATGCTGCTGCTTGTGGTTGCCGTAGGGGCCTATGTGCGTCAATGTGTGACATGGTGGCGCTCCGGGGCAAGGGAGGGGACGCGCTCGGTGACGAAGGGGGCTGCGCTCTGCGTGATTGCTATTCTCGGGCTTGCAAGCCTGGGAGATTATCCGCTGCGAACGCCTGCACTCGCTTGTCTTCTATGCGTCATGCTGCTGTGGCTTTACGGGGCTGACGGCGCCGGGGGGCATGATAATTCATTTGACGGAACAGCGTCCGATCCTAAGACGAGCACTCCAAAAGAGGGTCGCGGAAGTAATGCGTAA
- a CDS encoding metallophosphoesterase family protein, translating into MGLRDFLPWRRRSRPRVALAPEGQRWYAIGDIHGRYDLLDDLLRRIDRDDEMRGETDTRLLFLGDYVDRGPDSAAILDLMIKLDTGDDRVVFLGGNHEEVLLAVAEGNRKAAALFHKMGGRETLLSYGAAAADYDKADPAGVIDLVRAHVPEPHLSWLRRLRHSFRAGDYYFAHAGIRPGIPLDQQQGSDLRWIRGEFLDDNGDHGPIIVHGHSVRSEVEERTNRIGIDTGAYASGRLTALGLERDERWLLQTETT; encoded by the coding sequence ATGGGATTGCGCGATTTCCTTCCATGGCGGCGGCGGAGCAGACCCCGGGTCGCGCTCGCACCCGAAGGGCAGCGTTGGTATGCGATCGGCGATATACACGGCCGCTACGACCTGCTCGACGACCTGCTCCGGCGGATCGATCGCGACGACGAAATGCGCGGCGAGACGGACACGCGGCTGCTTTTCCTCGGCGACTATGTCGACCGGGGCCCCGACTCGGCCGCCATCCTCGATCTGATGATCAAGCTCGATACCGGGGACGACCGGGTGGTATTTCTCGGCGGGAACCATGAGGAGGTGCTCCTCGCCGTAGCCGAGGGCAACCGCAAGGCTGCCGCGCTGTTTCACAAGATGGGCGGGCGCGAGACTCTGCTGAGCTATGGCGCGGCAGCGGCCGATTATGACAAGGCGGATCCAGCCGGCGTCATCGATCTCGTCCGTGCCCATGTGCCTGAGCCCCATTTGTCGTGGCTGCGGCGGCTGCGGCACAGCTTCCGCGCCGGAGACTATTATTTCGCCCATGCCGGCATCCGCCCGGGCATCCCGCTCGACCAGCAACAGGGCAGCGACCTGCGCTGGATCAGGGGCGAGTTTCTCGACGATAACGGAGACCATGGGCCGATCATCGTTCATGGCCATTCGGTGCGCAGCGAGGTCGAAGAGCGGACCAACCGCATTGGTATAGACACCGGTGCCTATGCGTCGGGCCGGCTGACCGCTTTGGGGCTGGAACGCGACGAGCGCTGGCTGCTGCAGACCGAGACGACATAG
- a CDS encoding carboxylesterase/lipase family protein codes for MPGTLMDRRTFLASAALAASTGGTAIGASHRPKDGLVETREGPVVGRATEHGTAYFGIPFAAPPVGPLRFRAPRPPARRSAPLDATAFAPAPIQQPPAPGLYGPGPLPQSEDCLALNIWSPRGPGPHPVYVWIHGGGNVAGSSRMPVFDGDRFARHGIVCVTISYRVGALGFLDLSTLLGADYAGSGNNGLLDIVEALRWVRANIAAFGGDPRRVTIGGQSAGAKNVCALLAMPAARGLFQRAIVESGGAETAIDKDGAARMARAFLELAGFDDPRVLLSLDPASLLAAQAKLQKSWPRKYPFRAVIDGTVLPDLPLSMIRDGRAAPVPLLIGTTRDEIAFFGPNAARDGTVVQGDLANMAIDAFAPVYHAYGQSFPALSSVDRRYRALTAEEYWMPTLRTAEAHASLRRPTWLYRLDMPRSTGRNAGYAVHGSELPLVWDKVRDPQSAVLGPEGAEAEALATRMHAHWVSFIRTGAPGADWPLYRPQDRWTMLFDRVDAPTRDLDDMEQRLWTGARYDFG; via the coding sequence ATGCCAGGGACGCTTATGGACCGCAGGACCTTTCTCGCTTCCGCCGCCCTCGCCGCCTCGACCGGCGGGACTGCCATAGGGGCTTCGCATCGCCCGAAAGACGGGCTCGTCGAAACGCGTGAGGGTCCGGTAGTCGGGCGCGCAACCGAGCATGGCACCGCCTATTTCGGCATTCCTTTCGCCGCACCGCCGGTCGGGCCGCTCCGCTTTCGGGCACCGCGCCCGCCCGCACGCCGGTCCGCCCCTCTCGACGCCACCGCCTTCGCGCCCGCGCCGATACAGCAGCCACCCGCACCTGGCCTCTATGGGCCGGGGCCCCTGCCCCAGTCGGAAGACTGCCTCGCGCTGAACATCTGGTCGCCGCGCGGCCCCGGCCCACACCCGGTCTATGTGTGGATCCACGGCGGCGGCAATGTCGCGGGTTCGAGCCGCATGCCCGTCTTCGACGGCGATCGTTTCGCACGGCACGGGATCGTCTGCGTGACGATCAGCTACCGGGTCGGCGCGCTCGGCTTTCTCGATCTCTCCACCCTGCTCGGCGCCGACTATGCCGGAAGCGGCAATAATGGGCTGCTCGACATCGTCGAGGCCTTGCGATGGGTCCGCGCGAACATCGCCGCCTTTGGCGGCGATCCCCGCCGGGTCACGATCGGCGGCCAGAGCGCGGGCGCCAAGAATGTCTGCGCGCTCCTCGCCATGCCCGCCGCCCGGGGCCTGTTCCAGCGGGCGATCGTTGAGAGTGGGGGCGCGGAAACGGCGATAGACAAGGATGGTGCAGCCCGCATGGCGCGGGCGTTCTTGGAACTGGCCGGGTTCGACGACCCTCGTGTGCTGCTGTCGCTCGACCCCGCCTCGCTCCTCGCGGCGCAGGCGAAACTACAGAAGAGCTGGCCGCGCAAATATCCGTTCCGCGCGGTGATCGACGGGACCGTGTTGCCCGACCTGCCGCTGTCGATGATCCGCGACGGTCGCGCGGCCCCCGTTCCGCTGCTCATCGGCACCACCCGCGACGAGATCGCCTTTTTCGGCCCGAACGCAGCGCGCGACGGGACCGTGGTCCAAGGCGATCTGGCGAACATGGCGATCGACGCCTTCGCACCCGTCTATCACGCCTATGGGCAGAGCTTTCCCGCGCTCTCATCCGTCGACCGCCGCTACCGCGCGCTGACCGCGGAGGAATATTGGATGCCGACCCTCCGCACGGCTGAGGCGCATGCATCCCTGCGCCGCCCTACCTGGCTCTACCGCCTCGACATGCCGCGCAGCACCGGGCGCAATGCAGGCTATGCGGTCCACGGTTCCGAACTGCCGCTGGTCTGGGACAAGGTCCGCGACCCGCAGAGTGCCGTCCTGGGTCCGGAAGGCGCCGAGGCCGAAGCGCTGGCAACACGCATGCACGCCCATTGGGTGTCGTTCATCCGCACCGGCGCGCCGGGAGCAGACTGGCCTCTCTATCGACCCCAAGACCGATGGACGATGCTGTTCGACCGCGTCGACGCCCCAACGCGCGATCTGGACGATATGGAGCAGCGCCTGTGGACCGGAGCCCGGTACGATTTCGGCTGA